A region from the Riemerella anatipestifer genome encodes:
- a CDS encoding Fur family transcriptional regulator translates to MEHQEKDIEIIKDALKQYLQENGFRNTPERYTILEEIYKLDEHFNVDDLYLIMLNKKYHVSKATIYNSIEIFLDAGLIRKHQFGEKSMTSASYEKSFFDKQHDHLVIYKKEGSKEIAEIIEFCDPRIQGIKDSIEEIFGVKIENHSLYFYGHKKA, encoded by the coding sequence ATGGAACATCAAGAGAAAGATATAGAAATAATAAAAGACGCTCTAAAACAGTATTTACAAGAAAACGGATTTAGAAACACGCCTGAGCGATACACTATATTGGAGGAAATCTATAAACTTGATGAACACTTTAATGTAGATGACCTCTACCTCATTATGCTTAATAAGAAGTATCATGTGAGTAAAGCCACCATCTACAATAGTATAGAAATTTTTCTAGATGCAGGGCTTATTCGTAAACACCAGTTTGGTGAAAAATCTATGACTTCGGCTTCTTATGAAAAATCTTTCTTTGATAAACAGCACGACCATTTGGTAATCTATAAAAAGGAAGGTAGCAAAGAAATTGCAGAAATTATAGAATTTTGCGACCCTCGTATCCAAGGAATTAAAGATTCTATAGAAGAAATATTTGGAGTGAAAATAGAAAATCATTCGCTTTATTTCTACGGTCATAAAAAAGCATAA